Below is a window of Myroides profundi DNA.
CAGTAATTTGTACTGGTAAAACTTTGCCTGGTTTATCTTGTGTTCTAGCATTAAATTGCTTACAGAACTCCATGATGTTAACTCCAGCAGCCCCCAAAGCAGGTCCAACCGGTGGCGATGGGTTCGCAGCACCTCCCTTAACTTGTAGTTTAACTACTTTACTAATTTCTTTTGCCATTTCTTAAAAAAATTTGGCACATCTCATTTGGAAGCCAAGATGTGACTATTGTAACATTATAATTTTTCTACTTGTGTAAAACTTAATTCTAATGGTGTCTTTCTTCCGAAAATCTTAACCATTACTTCTAGTTTACGTTTTTCTTCATTAATGTTTTCGATTGTCCCATCGAATCCATTGAATGGTCCGTCGATAACTTTCACTGACTCACCTACTTCATAAGGAATAGATCCCGACTCAACTTTTACAGCTAGTTCATCAACTCTACCTAACATTCTGTTTACTTCTGACTCACGTAAAGGAAGTGGATCTCCACCTCTTTCACCTCCTAAGAAACCAATAACTCCTGTTATCGATTTAATAGCGTGAGGAACTTCTCCTGTTAAGTTAGCTTCAATCATAACATAACCTGGGAAGTAAACACGTTCTGTAGTTTTCTTCTTACCATCTTTTACAGTAACTACTTTTTCAGTAGGTAC
It encodes the following:
- the nusG gene encoding transcription termination/antitermination protein NusG is translated as MADTSVKKWYVVRAVSGQENKVKNYIETEITRLGLSDYLSQVLVPTEKVVTVKDGKKKTTERVYFPGYVMIEANLTGEVPHAIKSITGVIGFLGGERGGDPLPLRESEVNRMLGRVDELAVKVESGSIPYEVGESVKVIDGPFNGFDGTIENINEEKRKLEVMVKIFGRKTPLELSFTQVEKL